The Agromyces mangrovi genome contains a region encoding:
- a CDS encoding dehydrogenase, translated as MASKKKRTPARPQEFRSQALAEALERQDMAAVALALRHGNTVVPLIKPGPRDKPLDGGEVWTYRDPNTAEVALLLFSDAANKPANLPPAVGLHSPAWLRSFLTTHRSEITTVFLDIAGPHPMQASPADLLAALEA; from the coding sequence ATGGCCTCCAAGAAGAAGCGCACGCCCGCGCGCCCGCAGGAGTTCCGGTCGCAGGCGCTCGCCGAGGCCCTCGAACGGCAGGACATGGCCGCGGTCGCCCTCGCGCTGCGCCACGGCAACACGGTCGTGCCGCTCATCAAGCCGGGGCCGCGCGACAAGCCGCTCGACGGCGGCGAGGTCTGGACCTACCGCGACCCGAACACCGCCGAGGTGGCGCTGCTGCTCTTCAGCGACGCCGCGAACAAGCCCGCGAACCTGCCGCCCGCGGTCGGCCTGCACAGCCCGGCCTGGCTGCGTTCGTTCCTCACCACGCACCGCTCGGAGATCACGACGGTCTTCCTCGACATCGCCGGCCCCCACCCGATGCAGGCGTCGCCCGCCGACCTGCTGGCCGCCCTCGAGGCGTAG
- a CDS encoding amino-acid N-acetyltransferase, which produces MTADFRVRRARAADVSGIVTLTEPLVDRRILLGKERVDLYGALQEFRVAEASDGSLIGCGALHVMWEDLGEVRTLAVADAWLGRGIGHALLDELEADAAELGLSRLFCLTFEVDFFGRHGFVDMGHETVDPAVYAELVRSHDEGVAEFLDLARVKQNTLGNTRMLKLLGGAASH; this is translated from the coding sequence ATGACCGCCGACTTTCGAGTGCGCCGTGCGCGCGCCGCCGACGTGTCCGGAATCGTGACGCTGACCGAGCCGCTCGTCGACCGACGCATCCTGCTCGGCAAGGAGCGCGTCGACCTGTACGGCGCGCTGCAGGAGTTCCGCGTGGCCGAGGCATCCGACGGCTCGCTCATCGGCTGCGGCGCGCTGCACGTGATGTGGGAGGACCTCGGCGAGGTGCGCACGCTGGCGGTCGCCGACGCGTGGCTGGGGCGCGGCATCGGCCACGCGCTGCTCGACGAGCTCGAGGCGGATGCCGCGGAGCTCGGCCTCTCGCGGCTGTTCTGCCTCACCTTCGAGGTCGACTTCTTCGGCCGCCACGGGTTCGTCGACATGGGGCACGAGACCGTCGATCCGGCAGTGTACGCCGAGCTCGTGCGCTCGCACGACGAGGGCGTCGCCGAGTTCCTCGACCTCGCACGCGTGAAGCAGAACACGCTCGGCAACACGCGCATGCTGAAGCTGCTCGGGGGCGCGGCGTCCCACTAG